Proteins from a single region of Antricoccus suffuscus:
- a CDS encoding CaiB/BaiF CoA-transferase family protein, translating to MSEIVETSAAPLAGLQLVSVVDEILPALSKSFADLGADVDVLRQAGENPSRGPIRDFLEGRGKRYTTVADGQAAHRELANRLQDADVLVVTPQAARAYGYADVRAISSAYPQLVIAVLTDFGLTGERKDWVGSEAVYKALSGSLSRSGEPGRRPLLQPGDIFTGCAAQEIVWSVLSAVYRSMSHSGRPGAVLECSIFEAGLVCLDPGYGMVGSGTPDILDAYDRPAAAHLYPIYKVSDGYVRVCHLTKSQWQAQLDWMGNPPELERDDLLSVPDRQEHWSEISHLIEAFYLPMTKHDLVRECRERRIPASAVLTVGDVLVEEHYRETGAVTDLGQLDGRPVTAAEGMARINGRRTRPSTDPDRAAAQPWPAASAEAGPYPLSGLTVLDLGAIVAGPVAGEVFAEQGARVIRVENTQFPDGMRRGDFSTIRPTMARGHRGKESIGLDLRSDRGRELFYELAKRADVVISNFKPGTVARLGVSYDDLVKVNPRIVCVESCAFGDTGPWSTAMGYGPLVRSGTGQTWLWREDVNSSYFADGITIFPDHLAGRVCSIAALACVVDRLRSGRGGHATVAQSDVALVQLSDLLATESVAPGSVLPPGDASPHLLSEVVLPAHGDDQWCIVDPQTPEQLAALQRVVGATSDADLDAQVAAYVRERRPDDVARELQVAGVPAGRMLRVGELLDDSALQSRQMYDTTKMTGTEEVLPVERFPVLSDDLELPTLFPMPMFGAHTRPVLAELGYSAEEIEQLVAGGIAQEWSESRSTTPAGAAIPASALAD from the coding sequence GGCGGGGCAAGCGATATACGACGGTTGCAGACGGCCAGGCCGCGCACCGCGAACTGGCGAACCGCCTACAGGACGCCGACGTACTAGTCGTAACACCACAAGCCGCCCGCGCCTACGGATATGCCGATGTCAGGGCGATCTCCTCGGCGTACCCGCAGTTGGTGATCGCGGTGCTGACCGACTTTGGGCTCACCGGCGAACGCAAGGACTGGGTGGGCTCCGAGGCGGTCTACAAGGCGTTAAGCGGCAGCTTGTCCCGTTCTGGGGAGCCCGGTCGGCGGCCGCTGTTACAACCGGGGGACATCTTCACCGGCTGCGCCGCACAAGAGATCGTCTGGTCCGTCCTGTCTGCGGTCTACCGGTCGATGAGCCATTCGGGTCGACCCGGTGCGGTATTGGAGTGCTCGATCTTCGAGGCCGGCCTGGTATGCCTCGATCCGGGCTACGGGATGGTGGGTTCCGGTACGCCGGACATTCTGGACGCGTACGACCGGCCGGCTGCCGCGCATCTTTACCCGATTTACAAGGTCAGCGACGGCTACGTCCGTGTCTGCCACTTGACCAAGTCGCAGTGGCAGGCCCAGCTGGACTGGATGGGCAATCCGCCGGAGCTCGAGCGCGACGACCTGCTCAGTGTCCCAGACCGGCAGGAGCATTGGAGCGAGATCTCGCATCTGATCGAGGCGTTCTACCTACCGATGACCAAACATGATCTGGTGCGCGAATGCCGGGAACGGCGTATCCCAGCGTCTGCGGTGCTCACCGTCGGTGATGTGCTGGTCGAGGAGCACTATCGCGAGACCGGAGCGGTGACCGATCTCGGCCAGCTCGATGGACGCCCGGTGACCGCTGCTGAGGGCATGGCGCGCATCAACGGTCGGCGTACTCGGCCAAGTACTGATCCTGACCGTGCGGCCGCGCAACCATGGCCGGCGGCATCTGCCGAAGCGGGGCCGTATCCGTTGAGCGGTCTGACCGTGCTGGACCTCGGCGCCATCGTCGCCGGTCCGGTCGCCGGTGAGGTTTTCGCCGAGCAGGGTGCGCGGGTGATCCGGGTCGAGAACACGCAGTTCCCGGACGGCATGCGCCGTGGTGACTTCAGCACGATCAGGCCCACTATGGCTCGCGGGCACCGCGGCAAGGAGTCGATCGGTCTCGACTTGCGCAGCGACCGAGGCCGCGAGCTTTTTTACGAGCTAGCCAAACGGGCCGACGTCGTCATCTCCAACTTCAAACCGGGGACGGTCGCTCGCCTCGGCGTCTCGTACGACGACCTGGTCAAGGTCAACCCGCGGATAGTGTGTGTCGAAAGCTGCGCGTTCGGGGACACCGGCCCGTGGAGTACGGCGATGGGCTATGGACCGCTGGTGCGGTCGGGGACCGGGCAGACATGGCTGTGGCGCGAGGACGTCAACTCCAGCTATTTCGCCGACGGGATCACGATCTTCCCGGACCATCTGGCCGGTCGCGTGTGCTCCATTGCGGCGCTGGCCTGCGTGGTGGACCGGCTGCGCAGTGGCCGCGGTGGCCACGCGACCGTCGCCCAGTCCGACGTGGCGCTGGTCCAGTTGAGCGACCTGCTCGCGACCGAGTCGGTCGCTCCCGGCTCGGTGTTACCGCCCGGCGATGCGTCCCCTCATCTGCTGTCCGAGGTTGTGCTGCCCGCGCACGGGGACGACCAGTGGTGCATCGTTGACCCTCAGACACCCGAGCAGCTCGCCGCGCTGCAGCGGGTCGTCGGCGCGACTAGCGATGCTGACCTCGACGCGCAGGTGGCCGCCTACGTGCGAGAGCGGCGCCCTGACGACGTCGCGCGCGAGCTTCAAGTCGCTGGCGTACCGGCCGGCCGGATGCTTCGCGTCGGCGAGCTGCTCGACGACTCGGCCCTGCAGAGCCGGCAGATGTACGACACGACGAAGATGACCGGTACCGAAGAAGTGCTGCCCGTTGAGCGGTTCCCTGTGCTGTCTGACGATCTGGAACTACCGACGTTGTTCCCGATGCCGATGTTCGGCGCCCACACTCGGCCGGTGCTCGCCGAGCTCGGCTACTCCGCAGAGGAGATCGAGCAACTTGTCGCCGGTGGTATCGCGCAGGAATGGAGCGAGTCTCGCTCAACTACGCCTGCGGGAGCTGCCATCCCCGCCTCGGCTCTCGCTGATTGA
- a CDS encoding hemerythrin domain-containing protein: protein MDTETLGAALEREHREIDGGIEAFTASGGKRQADLEPLIRAMAGLRRHIYLEEQFLFPPIRDAGMIPPIMVMLREHGELWESMDLLESALHADPETPDVQDLCRELLAKLASHNSKEEPIIYPQADRILSAEASTELRAFLDSGQMPEGWVCERAPS from the coding sequence ATGGACACTGAGACATTGGGCGCCGCGCTCGAGCGCGAGCACCGGGAGATTGACGGCGGCATCGAGGCATTCACCGCGTCGGGCGGCAAGCGCCAGGCCGACCTTGAGCCGCTGATCCGCGCAATGGCTGGGCTACGTCGCCACATATACCTCGAGGAGCAGTTCTTGTTTCCGCCGATACGCGACGCGGGGATGATCCCGCCGATCATGGTGATGTTGCGTGAGCACGGTGAACTCTGGGAAAGCATGGACCTGCTTGAGTCTGCGCTGCATGCGGATCCCGAGACGCCCGACGTACAAGACCTCTGCCGCGAACTCTTAGCAAAACTAGCAAGCCACAATTCCAAGGAAGAGCCGATCATCTATCCACAGGCCGATCGGATATTGTCCGCTGAAGCCAGCACCGAGTTGCGGGCCTTTCTTGATTCCGGGCAGATGCCCGAGGGCTGGGTATGTGAGCGCGCGCCTTCCTAG
- a CDS encoding SDR family oxidoreductase yields MGVLDGKVAVVTGGANGIGASICKLFAAEGAKLVINDLGGNPDGTGSDDSAAEIAAKEAQAAGGEAIWDAGDIADTDTGERLVETAIEKFGRLDIVVNAAGILRDRMIFNLEPDDWDAVIRVHLRGHYSTARPAAAYWRQQRNPDGHFRIINFTSVSGLQGSPGQPNYAAAKMGIVGLTYSLAQGLSKYGVTANAISPGASTRLTDTVPDDKRAMGTDQKEDPRRSPDNIAPVALYIASERSDWLTGRTIHSSGYEVSLYSNPEPIRQLHGTERWKYDALAGAMESGIRPAADGLPPSLFSGQLTKN; encoded by the coding sequence ATGGGTGTGTTGGATGGGAAGGTCGCGGTCGTCACCGGCGGCGCGAACGGGATTGGCGCATCGATCTGCAAGCTGTTTGCTGCCGAGGGCGCGAAGCTCGTCATCAACGATCTCGGCGGCAACCCCGACGGCACCGGCAGCGACGACTCTGCTGCGGAGATTGCCGCCAAGGAGGCGCAGGCTGCTGGCGGCGAGGCAATCTGGGACGCCGGCGATATAGCCGACACGGACACCGGTGAACGCCTCGTCGAGACGGCGATCGAGAAGTTCGGGCGGCTGGATATCGTCGTCAACGCCGCCGGAATCCTGCGCGACCGGATGATCTTCAACTTGGAACCGGATGACTGGGATGCGGTCATTCGGGTTCATTTGCGCGGGCACTACAGCACCGCCCGGCCGGCCGCGGCGTACTGGCGACAGCAGCGCAACCCTGACGGGCACTTCCGCATCATCAACTTCACCTCGGTCTCCGGACTGCAGGGTTCACCCGGCCAGCCCAACTACGCGGCAGCCAAGATGGGCATCGTCGGCCTTACCTACTCGCTGGCGCAGGGTTTGTCGAAGTACGGCGTGACGGCCAACGCCATCTCGCCGGGCGCGTCGACCCGGCTCACCGACACCGTGCCGGACGACAAACGGGCCATGGGCACCGACCAAAAGGAAGATCCGCGCCGCTCACCGGACAACATCGCGCCGGTTGCCTTGTATATCGCGAGTGAACGCTCGGACTGGCTCACCGGCCGGACGATTCACTCTTCCGGTTACGAGGTCAGCCTCTACAGCAACCCGGAGCCGATCCGTCAGTTGCACGGCACCGAGCGCTGGAAGTACGACGCGCTTGCCGGGGCCATGGAAAGCGGCATCAGGCCCGCCGCGGACGGCCTACCGCCAAGTCTGTTCTCCGGCCAGCTCACTAAGAACTAG
- a CDS encoding DUF169 domain-containing protein gives MVDVTLNAGSIPPAPKAGVYDWPDITDRLLRLLRIRATVIGMKMFETVEEMEAIPRIRRPKAIHTTDQVVAQAARLGWTVGITNDDLVGPQCGAVLGLSPRDEEWLSGERMAGVWFETIEDSADHQAAMDTVPFGKYSAMAVSPLAAGRLDPPDIALIYATPAQTILMVNGLQWSGYRKFEWGCVGESSCADSWGKALRTGEPSLSIPCFAERRYGGVMEDELLLAIPPKFLPGMLDGCESLARNGLRYPIPQYGIQQDVRAGMSASY, from the coding sequence ATGGTAGATGTAACGCTAAACGCTGGCTCGATTCCACCCGCGCCGAAAGCCGGCGTCTATGACTGGCCGGACATCACCGACCGCCTCCTACGACTGCTGCGGATTCGCGCCACGGTCATCGGGATGAAGATGTTTGAGACGGTCGAAGAGATGGAGGCGATTCCCCGGATCCGCCGCCCGAAGGCGATCCACACAACAGACCAAGTGGTCGCACAGGCGGCACGCCTGGGTTGGACCGTCGGAATCACCAACGACGACCTCGTCGGACCTCAGTGCGGAGCCGTGCTTGGACTCTCACCCCGCGACGAGGAATGGCTGTCCGGAGAACGAATGGCGGGAGTCTGGTTCGAGACGATCGAGGACTCCGCCGACCACCAAGCGGCCATGGACACCGTGCCATTCGGGAAGTACTCCGCGATGGCGGTGTCGCCGTTGGCGGCCGGCCGGCTCGATCCACCTGACATCGCGCTGATTTACGCCACGCCGGCGCAGACGATCTTGATGGTCAACGGCCTGCAGTGGTCCGGCTACCGGAAGTTCGAATGGGGCTGCGTCGGCGAGTCTTCGTGCGCGGACTCCTGGGGCAAGGCGCTGCGTACCGGTGAGCCGTCGCTCTCCATCCCGTGTTTCGCCGAACGCCGGTACGGCGGCGTCATGGAAGATGAGCTGCTTCTCGCGATCCCGCCGAAGTTCCTTCCGGGAATGCTCGACGGATGCGAATCGCTGGCCCGCAACGGATTGCGCTACCCGATACCCCAGTACGGCATCCAGCAGGACGTCCGTGCGGGAATGTCTGCAAGCTACTGA